The genomic interval CAGACGACAATGTAAGAGGCAATATACTGTCCAGAAAACTGTCATGATTTCCTCTTACATAAATAACCCGGGTATTATGTTTTTCCATCATTTTCATAATTACCTTTATCAGATCGGTATATTCCCGTTTCCAGCGCCCGAAAGGATTACGATGCAATTTCCATCCGTCCAGAATATCTCCGTTTAAAATAAGTTTTTCACAATCTATCGAATGAAGAAATGAAATAAGTTCGTTAACTTTTGAATGTTCCGACCCTACATGGACATCGGAAATAATAACCGTAGAAACTTTTTTTCTATTCATACCAATCTGTTGATTTTGATGTAAAAATAACTGTCCGCTATTACTCCAGCATGACAAGAGAATGTGATTCTTATGACAGAAATTCCCGTATTTTTCCTTCTATTTAAAATCTTTTTCCCGTCTCAGGAGTTATCTTTGTAAATAAATATTTCCATAACTATGATGCAATTTTTAGAAAACAATCATTTGCTAGGGCTGATAATAGGAATAAGTACATTTCTTATTATAGGAATATTCCATCCTATTGTTGTAAAAGCAGAATATTACTGGGGGACACGTTGCTGGTGGATATTCCTCGTAACAGGAATTACAGGCATTATTCTTTCCCTGCTCACCGACAACGTCCTCTTTGCGGCACTTCTCGGTGTGTTCGCCTTTTCATCTTTCTGGACCATAAAAGAACTATTCGAACAGGAGGAACGAGTCCGCAAAGGCTGGTTTCCTAAAAATCCGAAACGTACATATAAATTCTGAAGTATTTCGGCCCGTTATCCGAACATGAGGATTCTTAATTGGAAAAGTTTATGATTTTTTTCATAATTAACCTCTTACGGTTCCTTTTTTCAATGAAAATGTTTATTTTTGTGTGTTAAAATAATGACAAAATCGATTTGGGAGATGAAAGCCATAAGATTGATTACTGCAGCTCTTTTCTTCAGCATGTCCCTTTTAATGACATTGCCTATACAAGCTGCGTCTCCTAAAAGCGGCTGGCAGGAAGTAACCTCCGAAGAAATTACTCTCTCCAACGGTCAAAACACGACCCGGCTCCCTTCTACCGTCAAGAGCGGAGATCCTATCGAAGTATACAGCAATGACGGTTTTATCTATATCCGTACTCCCAAACGGGTACAAGTACAAGTATTTACTATCTTAGGCCAATTGGTTTCACAAGCATATATAAACCCGGGAACGTCACAACTAAAGATTGAAACCCGGGGTATTTATATCGTTAAGGTAGGATCTGTTACCCAAAAAGTCGCATTATAACTATATTCATAAATTTACAGAATCTATCCACTAAACATTTCCGATTAATAAAAACTATTCCGGAAAACAGGGATGTTAAACTGTAAATTCATTACATTTGTAAAAGATAAGAATTATTTTTTCACTAATATTTAATCATATGGAAAATATAGACTGGTCTAACCTTTCTTTCGGTTATATGCCCACCGACTATAACGTACGCTGCACCTACAAAGAGGGCAAATGGGGAGATATCGTTGTTACAGATTCACAAAGCATTGACATGCATATGGCCGCGACCTGTCTTCATTACGGGCAAGAAGCCTTTGAAGGAATGAAAGCGTTCAAAGGGAAAGACGGGAAAATCAGGGTATTCCGCCTCGAAGAAAATGCAGCCCGTCTGCAAAGCAGTTGCAGAGGTATAATGATGCCGGAACTTCCCACCGAAAAATTCAAAGAAGCTGTTATTACTGTAATCAAAAAGAACGAACGTTTCGTTCCGCCTTACGAAAGCGGAGCATCTCTTTATATACGACCTCTGTTCATCGGCACTTCGGCACAAGTAGGAGTAAAACCTGCTAAAGAATATCTTTTCCTAATATTCGTAACTCCGGTAGGCCCTTATTTTAAAGAAGGTTTCAAACCTACACCTATGGTCATTCTGCGCCAATACGATCGTGCAGCACCACTGGGAACAGGCAGATATAAAGTCGGCGGTAATTATGCTGCCAGTTTGGTCGCCGGAGAAAAAGCTCATGAAATGGGATATTCAGCCGTACTCTATCTAGATGCCAAAGAAAAAAAATACATTGATGAGTGCGGACCTGCAAACTTTTTCGGGATACGAGGAAACAGTTATATCACACCAGAGTCTACATCCATACTGCCTTCTATTACCAATAAAAGCCTGATGCAACTGGCAAAAGACCTGGGAATGACGGTAGAGCATCGCCATGTTCCGGAAGAAGAACTTTCCACTTTTGACGAGGCCGGAGCATGCGGTACGGCAGCAGTTATCAGTCCCATCGAACGTATAGACGACCTGGACGAGAACAAATCTTATGTATTTTCAAAAGACGGAAAACCAGGCCCCGTATGTGAGAAACTATATCATAAACTTCGTGCTATACAATACGGGGACGAACCGGACATTCATAACTGGAACACGATCATAGAATAATAACCAGAACATATAATATTATACAAAACGACCCGGAATATTAATATTCCGGGTCGTTTTGTATAAATATCTATTCAATTACCTTATTTGCAGTAAAGACTGCCCCTTTACTTGTAACAAGAGAAGGTTTCTTTTTATTCATGTCTTTTATATAGATATAAAATGATTTCTCAAAGTCTTTACGAAACGTCTTAATATTATATATATCAATCATAATTTTACAAACTCCGGATTCTACAAAAGAGTAGTTGTATTTTGTAATTTCACATTCATTTTTGTCAACGTCCGGGTAATATCTACCATATGTTGTAGTAGGAGAAAAGTCATTCGTCTCTTTTTCAAAACGCATTTTTACGCCATCTGCATTAATCCATTCATAGTGATAAAATATATTGAAACCAAACATGGTTGTGGAACTGGATTCCGATTCTTTTGCAAAAGAAGTGGTCTTATTAGTAGATGGTGAAGTACCCGACCATTCTGTATCAGTAGAAATATTTACGATATAGACATAACTGCCAGCTGTAGTTGCCAGTCTTTTTGTTTGCTCATCATAGGTCCAACTACCTTTATTATCAGGGTTTATAGATGCACAGGTACCGTCAGCGAAAAATATCCAACTTTGAGGAAAATTGTAGCCACTTTGTCGTGACCAATTTCCTACAAAACGCTTTATGGCAGGTGAAAGTTCATTATCACAACTCGTTCCAGTATGTCCTTTTCCATCGGTATTCTCTAAATTTTCGGAACCTCTTTCACAAGATAAAAAAAGTATACAACACAAAATTATTACCATATAATTGACAAATTCTGAATGCAATCTTAAACATTGGGGTTTCATTTACGTATAAAGTTTTTTTGTTAATATTCAACAAAGGTAATCATTTACAAATGCAATGATTCTTTTATATAATATTTTTTTAAAAAAACATATATAATTAATATATTAAAGTTATCAATAACAAACTTTTTGACAGAAAAAATTAATAGATATTTCTCCAGCATTAATTAATATACTTTTTTGGAGCCAAAAGAAATAAAAATATAACGTAAACTTACTTCACAGGAATATAACCGCTTTCCATTATGAGTTTCTGGCCTTTTGGAGAAAGCATATAATTAATAAAAGGAGAAACTTTTTTTTCACGCACTTTGTCATAATAATAAAACAAAGGTCTCACTACAGGATATTTTCCACTCAAAGCATTTTCCACGGTAGGATAAGAATAATTTCTATCATCATAAGAAACGGCCAGAGATTTAACTTTTTTATTTATATAAGCCAAACCTACATACCCTATCGCCCCTTTAGTCTGAGCAACGGATTGAATAATAGCTCCTGTAGCCGGCATAGACAAGCTGCCGCTCATATAATTTTTCCCGTCCAGTACACTTTCTTTAAAAAACTCGTATGTACCCGAGGATGTTTCCCGGGAGTAAACGATTATTTTCAAGTTATCCCCTCCCACATCTTTCCAGTTGGTAATCTTGCCTCTAAAAATTTGTTCCAGTTGCTTTCTCGTCAGTTTATTCACCTTATTTGCCGGATTCACAACAACAGCCAGAGCATCACGTGCGATCACCTTTTCTATTATCTCTCTATGTTCTTTTCTAAACTTCATTTTTTCGCTAAAGCTGATTTCACGGGATGCCATTGCAATATCGCAAGTACCGTTCATCAATGAAGAAAATCCTACTCCGGTTCCTCCTCCGGTCACTGTTATATCTCCCGAAGAATTTTGTTTCAGAAAACTTTCGGCCACAATCTGGGAAACAGGCAGTACCGTATCGCTTCCTTTGACATTTTGAGCCACCGAAATCGATATAGAAGAATAAAACATCAGGAAAAAACAGAGTACTTCTTTCATAAATGCTTGATTTATTATTTACAAAAGAACAGTCCGAAAATTACATATATATGACATTTCGGTTACTTTATCATAGCAATCTGTCCACCACATAATATTCTTGTAATGCTAACGAAATATTTTCTACACACATTCTTAAAACTTTCTTCACAGATACTTCATACAAGATAGCCTTCTTTGTATAAGAAAGAAAAAACATGAAAAGAATTTTCGAACGTATCATAGAAGGAATAATACAATGCAGCGGATTCCTTACCAGTATAGTAGTTTTACTTATTATCGCTTTTTTGTTCACCGAAGCATTCGGCCTGTTCAATAAGAAAACCATAGAAGACGGATATGTACTGGCCTTCAATGAAAATAACACCGTAAAAAAGCTAAATGCCTCACAAATCAAAGACATCTTTGACGAAGAAATATTGAACTGGGAACAATTGGGTGGCCCCAGAGAGCCTATAACCGTTTTCCGCTTGAACGACCTTACGCATTATTTTACAGAAACAGAGCTAGGAAAAGAATATGAACATGCCTCCACCAAAATAGATTCTCTCATCCATATGACACCCGGAATGATAGCTTTTATTCCTGAAGAATTTATTCCCCAAAATCCCAAAAGCCGTATCTTGAAAGACAATGCAATCCCCATGAGAGACGTATTATTCGGTACAGAATGGTTTCCTACAGCTACACCAGCTGCACAATTCGGAATACTACCACTTATCGGTGGAACTCTATGGGTAAGTGCATTCGCTATTTTATTCGCACTTCCCTTCGGGCTTTCCGTTTCGGTATATATGAGCGAAGTAGCGAATAACCGGATCCGTAATATACTTAAGCCTGTAATAGAACTTTTAAGCGGGATTCCTTCGGTCGTTTACGGTTTTTTCGGACTTATCGTCATCGTTCCGTTCATACAAAAAATATTCGGTTTACCCGTCGGAGAAACCGGACTTGCAGGCAGTATCGTATTAGCTATTATGGCACTTCCTACTATCATTACAGTCAGTGAAGATGCTATGCGAAATTGCCCGAACTCCATGAGGGAAGCAAGCTTGGCATTAGGAGCCTCGAAATGGCAAACTATATATAAGGTAGTGATTCCCTTCTCCATCTCTGGTATCACATCAGGAGTCGTATTGGGTATCGGAAGAGCTATAGGTGAAACGATGGCCGTGCTCATGGTAACAGGAAATGCTGCCGTTATCCCGCATTCCATTCTGGAACCATTACGAACGATACCCGCAACAATAGCAGCCGAGCTTGGAGAAACCCCTTCGGGAGGGACTCATTACCAAGCACTTTTCTTGCTCGGAGTTATCCTCTTTTTCATTACTCTCATTATCAACCTGAGTGTAGAATACATCAGTAATAAGCAAAAATAATGAACAAACCTGTATTCCCGTCCGGATATGAAAGACGTAAAACCAGATCGCAAAAATGGGCTTTCGGGATATTTTCTTTATTAAGTTATAGCATCGTAATTCTTTTGTTCGGTATATTAGGATTTATTATTTACAAAGGCGCTGGAGTCATAAACTGGAAATTCATCTCCGGTTATCCGGCTGACGGGATGACATCCGGAGGTATATGGCCTGCTATCGTAGGAACATTCTATCTGATGATAGGTAGCGCGATATTTGCTTTTCCCACAGGTATTATGAGCGGGATATACATGAACGAATATGCCCCAAAAAGAAAATTAATACGGTTCATACGGGTTATGACCAATAATCTAAGCGGCATACCTTCAATCGTCTTCGGACTTTTCGGAATGGCTCTCTTTGTCAAGTATCTGGATTTCGGAGACAGTATTTTAGCCGGCTCTCTCACCTTAGGTTTATTATGTGTTCCTCTCATTATACGTACTACAGAAGAAGCTTTAAAAGCTATACCGGACAGTTTCAGAGAAAACAGCCGAGCCTTGGGAGCTACCAAATTACAAACTATCTGGCATGTAATCATTCCGATGGCAATGCCAAACATCATCACGGGTCTCATTCTGGCTCTGGGGCGCGTCTCGGGAGAAACAGCACCTATATTATTCACCTGTGCCGCCTATTTTTTACCGAATCTTCCCTCAGGTTTACTAGACCAGTGTATGGCATTACCCTATCACCTATACGTTATATCTACCAGCGGAACCAACATGGAAGCCCAGCTACCCATCGCTTACGGAACCGCCCTGGTACTCATTGTTATCATTTTACTTGTCAATATTTTGGCTAATACTCTAAGAAAATTTTTCTCTAAAAAAGTAAGAACAAATAAATAGCACCTATATGATAAAAATCGAAGCAAAGGATGTCAATTTCTATTATGGCAACTTCCATGCGCTAAAAAATATAAACATGGAAATAGAGGAAAAATCGGTCGTTGCCTTTATCGGACCTTCCGGTTGCGGAAAATCGACCTTTCTGAGACTATTCAATCGAATGAACGATCTTATTCCGGATACCCGGCTGGAAGGAAAAGTACTGATAGACGGAAACGATATTTATGCTAAAGGCGTACAAGTCGATGAACTTCGTAAAAATGTAGGAATGGTATTCCAGCGCCCCAACCCTTTCCCAAAAAGTATCTTTGAAAATGTAGCTTATGGGCTAAGAGTGAATGGCATAAAAGACGAATTATTCATCCGCCAGCGTGTTGAAGAAACACTTAAAGGTGCTGCCCTATGGGATGAAGTAAAAGATAAACTGAAAGAATCGGCATACGCTCTTTCCGGAGGACAGCAGCAAAGACTATGTATAGCCCGCGCCATGGCGGTTTCTCCGTCGGTACTACTTATGGACGAACCTGCTTCGGCACTGGATCCTATATCGACTGCCAAGGTAGAAGAACTTATTTATGAACTGAAAAAAGACTATACGATTATCATTGTCACCCACAATATGCAACAGGCCACCCGGATAAGCAACAAAACCGCTTATTTTTATATGGGTGAAATGATAGAATATGACGATACACGTAAAATTTTCACCAATCCGTCGAAAACATCGACCCAGAATTATATTACAGGACGCTTCGGATAATCATCAAATGAATTAAAAAAACATAGATATATGGTAAAATTTATAGAATCTCATTTATCTCTGCTCAAAAAAGAAGTTGACGATATGTGGGCTCTTGTCTATAACCAGATGGAAAAAGCTATAAACGCAGTCAATACTGTAGATACCGATTTGGCTCAACAGGTTATAGTCAGAGAAAAACGTGTAAATACCTACGAACTGAAAATAGACAGTACGATCGAAAATATTATTGCACTTTATAGTCCCGTAGCGGTCGACCTTCGTTTTGTCCTGGCCATGCTCAAAATAAACTCAGATCTCGAAAGATTAGGAGATTTTGCCGAAGGCATTGCCTGGTTTGTCATACATAACAAAGAATATATTATATCACGGGAATTACTGGAATCCCTGCAATATGATAAAATGGGGAATCAGGTTCTCACCATGCTGAAACTGACCCGGGAGGCCCTCGATGAGGAGAATATTTCAATAGCGTCCTCAATTTTTTCTAAAGATAACTTGCTGGATGAGATAAACCGGAAAATAACCGGAACCATGTCCGCACATTTACTCAATCATCCAGAGGACACCCGAATATGCCTCGATCTGGTAAGTGTATTCAGGAAATTGGAACGTTCGGGCGATCATATAACCAATATGGCCGAATCCATTATTTTCTACATTGATGCCAAAGTATTGAAACATAGCGACAAACAATACGGAGAAGAACCCGGAAAGAAATAAAGAATCAAAATATGTTTTTCGTTTGCGTATGAAAAGAAAAAGACATTAACGTTCCGAAAAGATTTTTTTATTGATTCTTCTTTTTTTAAACCGTTTTGAATTGTAACTTTACAACTCGAAAACAAAAAATCCGGAATCATGCAACCTTTTGTACATCTACATGTCCACTCACAATATTCATTGCTTGACGGACAGGCTTCCATATCGGCTTTAGTAAACAAAGCCATAAAAAACGGAATGAGGGGCATTGCACTCACAGACCATGGAAACATGTTCGGCATAAAAGAACTGTTCGATATATGTAACAAAAAGAACGGGGACTACAATAAGGCCATCAAATCTTTAAAAAAACGGATTAAAGACATTAAAGAAGGGAATGAAGAAGCAGAAGACAAGGAAGCCGTTATAGCCGACATCGAAAAGGAAATAGCCGATACAGAGAAGAAACTTTTCAAACCTATTCTGGGTTGCGAAATGTACGTAGCCCGAAACGGCTTACTTAAAAAAAACGGCCGAGAAGACCAAAGCGGATATCACTTGGTCGTTCTGGCAAAAAACAATACCGGTTATCATAATCTCATCAAGCTTGTTTCCAAAGCCTGGACCGAAGGTTATTATATGCGTCCCCGTACCGACCGGGCGGAACTGGAAAAATACCACGAAGGACTTATCGTATGTTCTGCCTGTCTGGGTGGTGAAATACCCAAAAAAATCACCAATGGAGATATAGCCGGAGCAGAAGAAGCTGTTCTCTGGTTCAAAAATCTGTTTGGAGAAGATTATTATCTGGAGTTGCAACGTCATAAAGCGACTGTTCCCCGCGCCAATCACGAAGCATATCCTTTACAAGAAAACGTAAATAAATATCTGATAGAATTTTCCCGGAAACATAATATAAAACTAGTTTGTACCAATGACGTACATTTCGTAGATGAAGAAAACGCCGAAGCCCACGATCACCTTATTTGTCTGAGTACAGGCAAAGACCTGGATGATCCGAAACGTATGCTCTATACCAAGCAGGAATGGATGA from Barnesiella propionica carries:
- a CDS encoding DUF4491 family protein — protein: MQFLENNHLLGLIIGISTFLIIGIFHPIVVKAEYYWGTRCWWIFLVTGITGIILSLLTDNVLFAALLGVFAFSSFWTIKELFEQEERVRKGWFPKNPKRTYKF
- a CDS encoding PstS family phosphate ABC transporter substrate-binding protein, yielding MKEVLCFFLMFYSSISISVAQNVKGSDTVLPVSQIVAESFLKQNSSGDITVTGGGTGVGFSSLMNGTCDIAMASREISFSEKMKFRKEHREIIEKVIARDALAVVVNPANKVNKLTRKQLEQIFRGKITNWKDVGGDNLKIIVYSRETSSGTYEFFKESVLDGKNYMSGSLSMPATGAIIQSVAQTKGAIGYVGLAYINKKVKSLAVSYDDRNYSYPTVENALSGKYPVVRPLFYYYDKVREKKVSPFINYMLSPKGQKLIMESGYIPVK
- the pstA gene encoding phosphate ABC transporter permease PstA, whose translation is MNKPVFPSGYERRKTRSQKWAFGIFSLLSYSIVILLFGILGFIIYKGAGVINWKFISGYPADGMTSGGIWPAIVGTFYLMIGSAIFAFPTGIMSGIYMNEYAPKRKLIRFIRVMTNNLSGIPSIVFGLFGMALFVKYLDFGDSILAGSLTLGLLCVPLIIRTTEEALKAIPDSFRENSRALGATKLQTIWHVIIPMAMPNIITGLILALGRVSGETAPILFTCAAYFLPNLPSGLLDQCMALPYHLYVISTSGTNMEAQLPIAYGTALVLIVIILLVNILANTLRKFFSKKVRTNK
- the pstB gene encoding phosphate ABC transporter ATP-binding protein PstB — protein: MIKIEAKDVNFYYGNFHALKNINMEIEEKSVVAFIGPSGCGKSTFLRLFNRMNDLIPDTRLEGKVLIDGNDIYAKGVQVDELRKNVGMVFQRPNPFPKSIFENVAYGLRVNGIKDELFIRQRVEETLKGAALWDEVKDKLKESAYALSGGQQQRLCIARAMAVSPSVLLMDEPASALDPISTAKVEELIYELKKDYTIIIVTHNMQQATRISNKTAYFYMGEMIEYDDTRKIFTNPSKTSTQNYITGRFG
- the pstC gene encoding phosphate ABC transporter permease subunit PstC; this translates as MKRIFERIIEGIIQCSGFLTSIVVLLIIAFLFTEAFGLFNKKTIEDGYVLAFNENNTVKKLNASQIKDIFDEEILNWEQLGGPREPITVFRLNDLTHYFTETELGKEYEHASTKIDSLIHMTPGMIAFIPEEFIPQNPKSRILKDNAIPMRDVLFGTEWFPTATPAAQFGILPLIGGTLWVSAFAILFALPFGLSVSVYMSEVANNRIRNILKPVIELLSGIPSVVYGFFGLIVIVPFIQKIFGLPVGETGLAGSIVLAIMALPTIITVSEDAMRNCPNSMREASLALGASKWQTIYKVVIPFSISGITSGVVLGIGRAIGETMAVLMVTGNAAVIPHSILEPLRTIPATIAAELGETPSGGTHYQALFLLGVILFFITLIINLSVEYISNKQK
- a CDS encoding branched-chain amino acid aminotransferase, whose protein sequence is MENIDWSNLSFGYMPTDYNVRCTYKEGKWGDIVVTDSQSIDMHMAATCLHYGQEAFEGMKAFKGKDGKIRVFRLEENAARLQSSCRGIMMPELPTEKFKEAVITVIKKNERFVPPYESGASLYIRPLFIGTSAQVGVKPAKEYLFLIFVTPVGPYFKEGFKPTPMVILRQYDRAAPLGTGRYKVGGNYAASLVAGEKAHEMGYSAVLYLDAKEKKYIDECGPANFFGIRGNSYITPESTSILPSITNKSLMQLAKDLGMTVEHRHVPEEELSTFDEAGACGTAAVISPIERIDDLDENKSYVFSKDGKPGPVCEKLYHKLRAIQYGDEPDIHNWNTIIE
- the phoU gene encoding phosphate signaling complex protein PhoU codes for the protein MVKFIESHLSLLKKEVDDMWALVYNQMEKAINAVNTVDTDLAQQVIVREKRVNTYELKIDSTIENIIALYSPVAVDLRFVLAMLKINSDLERLGDFAEGIAWFVIHNKEYIISRELLESLQYDKMGNQVLTMLKLTREALDEENISIASSIFSKDNLLDEINRKITGTMSAHLLNHPEDTRICLDLVSVFRKLERSGDHITNMAESIIFYIDAKVLKHSDKQYGEEPGKK
- a CDS encoding T9SS type A sorting domain-containing protein, with translation MTKSIWEMKAIRLITAALFFSMSLLMTLPIQAASPKSGWQEVTSEEITLSNGQNTTRLPSTVKSGDPIEVYSNDGFIYIRTPKRVQVQVFTILGQLVSQAYINPGTSQLKIETRGIYIVKVGSVTQKVAL